The genomic interval CAACCGTGATACGCGGCTACCTGGAATGGCTGATTGATTTTCCTTGGTCGAAGAAAAAGCGTGCGCAATACAATATTGAGCGTGCCGAAAAAGTCTTGGAGCGTGATCACTACGGCCTGGAAGATGTTAAAGAACGTATTATTGAGTATTTAGCGGTACAAAAGCGCAGCAAAGGCAAAAATAAAGGCCCGATTATTTGTTTGGTTGGCCCGCCAGGGGTGGGTAAAACGTCCTTGGGTAAATCGATTGCGGAAGCTACCGGTCGTGATTTTGAGCGGATTGCCCTCGGTGGGTTGCGTGATGAGGCGGAAATTCGCGGGCATCGTCGTACCTATATCGGCGCATTGCCCGGCAAAATCGTACAGAAGCTGAGTAAGTTGGGTACGAATAATCCGGTGATTTTGCTCGATGAGATCGACAAAATTGGCATGGATCACCGCGGTGATCCGGCCGCTGCACTGCTAGAGGTGCTCGATCCGGCGCAAAACCATACCTTTAACGATCATTTCTTAGAGCTTGAGGTCGATTTGAGCAAAGTGTTGTTTATTGCAACCGCGAACACACTCAACATCCCAAGTCCGTTGCTCGATCGTATGGAAGTTATTCGCCTGCCAGGCTATACCACAAAGGAAAAGCGTGAAATCGCTGAACGCTACATTGTGCCGCGGCAAATGAAAGACAACACATTAAGCAAAAAAGAGTTCTTACTCGCCGATGGCGTCATTGAAGAGATTATTGAGAACTATACCCGTGAAGCTGGGGTGCGTAATTTAGAGCGTGAGCTGGGTAAACTGGCGCGAAAAAGCGTGCGTCGCTTGCTCGATCCTAAGGTGAAGCGTATTGACGTGACGAGTGAGAATCTTGAGGATTTCCTTGGGGTGGCGAAATATCGTCGTAACGCAGAAGATTTGGCTGATAAGATTGGTAGTGTGACGGGGTTAGCATGGACTTCAGTCGGTGGCGAGCTATTACAAATTGAAACGGCAGTATTTTCAGGTAAAGGAAAACTCAATCTTACCGGGCAAATGGGTGATGTGATGAAAGAATCGGTGCATGCTGCATTGTCTGTGGTGCGTGGGGTGATTGATCGTGCTGATCCAACGTTCCGTTTTAACGACCATGACATCCACATGCACTTACCGGAAGGGGCAACACCGAAAGATGGCCCTAGCGCTGGTATTGGTATGGCCACAGCGTTGATTTCTGCGCTCACCCAGATTCCAGTACGCGGCGATGTGGCGATGACCGGTGAGATTACCTTGCATGGTCGGGTGCTGGCAATCGGTGGGCTGAAAGAGAAATTACTCGCTGCGGTGCGTGGGGGGATTCGTACGGTGCTTATTCCGCAAGAAAACGTTAAGGACTTGCGTGAGATTCCTGATGAGGTTAAAGAAGCGCTTAAGATCATCCCAGTACAAGAGGTTGAAGAGGTGTTTGATCACGCGCTTGAGGGCAGTCAGTTGCCACTTAATGAGCGGATTGCGCAAAGACAAGGCATACCTTTGCCGGTATCACGCCCTCCAGCCGCGCCATTGTCCGATAAACATTGCTAATCGCCGTTACAGAGCCGCTATGCTGTAACGGTTGAGAGGCATAAAAGAATAGTACAATGATTTCATAAGCTTAATAAATAAGCATAAAGTGCACTTTGTGAGCAAATCGCCAAAAAGCCGCGCTGCTAAGCGCTTGAAGTAAAAAAATAGTTTGACAGCGCCGCGTTTGGCCTGTATAAATTTTAACCGAAGAAGCCAATCTTGTGTTTCTCATTCCTCAACATTCAACGAAGAAGGTAAGTCAATATTATGAATAAAACAGAAATGGTCGACGCAATCGCTGATTCTGCTGATATCACGAAGGCGCAAGCAGCAAAAGCTCTGAATGCATTCATCGATGGTGTTACCGACACCTTGAAGAAAGGCGATAAAGTCACTTTGATTGGTTTTGGGACATTTGAAGCGCGTGAGCGTTCTGCGCGCACTGGTCGTAACCCACAAACCGGTAAAACGATCAAAATTGCTGCGAGCACGACTCCTGCATTCAAAGCGGGTAAAAAACTCAAAGATGCGTTGAACTAAGCGCACGCAGTGAGCAAAAAAGCGGCTTTCCCAACAGCCGCTTTTTTTATGCCCTAAATTCAGGCCGTTAAAAAAGCTAAAAAACGCTTGCAACAAAGCCTTATCTGCGTATAATGCGCCTTCTGCACTTTATGCCGAAGTGGCGGAACTGGTAGACGCAGCGGATTCAAAATCCGCCGGTGGTAACACCTTGAGAGTTCGAGTCTCTCCTTCGGCACCATCCTTCTTATACTCCTTCCTCCTTTATATAAAGCCGCTGCGCAATGGCGCCAACAATGGTATACTTTGTGGCGTTTTAAACCCTTGATAAGGAGAACCCATGAGCGACGAAAAACCACAAGTAACGTTGGAAGTTCGTAAATTATTTGTCGGTGATTTATCGGTGGAAGTTCCGGGTGCACCGGAGATTTTCAATGAAGAATTGAACCCTGAAATCAGCTTTAATGTGGCTTTTGAAAACCAAAAGTTGCCGCCGGAGCACTTCTACGAAGTAAAACTCAGCTTAACCGTGACTGCGAAAAGCGGTGATAAAGTAATCTATTTGGTTGAAGTCGCACAAAGTGGGATCTTTGAAATTGCTGGTTTAGAAGAGATGCAATTGCGTCACGCGTTGAACGTCTATTGCACTACTTTGCTTTACCCTTACGCACGCGAAGTGGTCTCTTCTGCGATCAACCGTGCCGGCTTCCCATCGCTGTTCTTACAACCAGTCAATTTTGAAGGGCTATTCCAACAAAAATTGCAGCAAGAAGCCCAACAAAAAACTCAGGAAGCAGCACCAGCTGATCCTGAAGACCTCAACTAAGATGGCACGTGTTGCGGTGTTGGGCGCGGGTAGCTGGGGAACAGCACTGGCGTTACAGCTGGCACGCAATAACCATCAGGTGACGCTGTGGGGCCACCACAGCGAACATATCGCAGCACTTGATGCTGAGCGAATGAATGCCCGGTATTTGCCGGGCATTGCCTTTCCTGACAACCTCGCGTTGAGCGATCAATTAGCTGAAACTATTACCGGCAGTGAGATGGTGCTGGTGGTAGTCCCGTCGCACGCGTTTGCCGATTTGTTGCGTGCGATTAAACCGCATTTGGCCGAGCGCCCGTTGATGTGGGCGATTAAAGGATTTGAGGCAAATACCGGTCGTTTATTGAGCGATGTATTTGCCGAAATCATTGGCCAGCAGCATCCGCATGCGATGCTTGCTGGACCAAGCTTTGCCCGCGAAGTGGCGGCTAACCAACCAACTGCTGTAACGATTGCCGCACCTGATGCGACACTCGCTGAATCGTTTGCTGGCTTTTTTCATGGCTCGGCGTTTTTGTGCTACACCAGCACCGATTTGATCGGTGTGCAAATTGCCGGGGCGGTGAAAAATGTGATTGCGATTGCCACCGGAATTGCCGATGGGATTGGCTGTGGGGCGAATGCACGTGCAGCATTGATTACTCGAGGTTTGCGCGAAATTAGCCGTTTGGCTGTAGCGCTCGGTGGTGAGGTTGAAACGATGAGCGGTTTGGCAGGCATGGGTGATTTAGTGCTTACGGCAACCGA from Suttonella sp. R2A3 carries:
- a CDS encoding NAD(P)H-dependent glycerol-3-phosphate dehydrogenase, whose amino-acid sequence is MARVAVLGAGSWGTALALQLARNNHQVTLWGHHSEHIAALDAERMNARYLPGIAFPDNLALSDQLAETITGSEMVLVVVPSHAFADLLRAIKPHLAERPLMWAIKGFEANTGRLLSDVFAEIIGQQHPHAMLAGPSFAREVAANQPTAVTIAAPDATLAESFAGFFHGSAFLCYTSTDLIGVQIAGAVKNVIAIATGIADGIGCGANARAALITRGLREISRLAVALGGEVETMSGLAGMGDLVLTATDNQSRNRRFGLALGQGLTPAQAKADIGQVVEGEGATFDTWVLAEQHHIRMPITQHVHAILSGKANIEQAFASMLKREIKTEHA
- a CDS encoding HU family DNA-binding protein, whose translation is MNKTEMVDAIADSADITKAQAAKALNAFIDGVTDTLKKGDKVTLIGFGTFEARERSARTGRNPQTGKTIKIAASTTPAFKAGKKLKDALN
- the secB gene encoding protein-export chaperone SecB, translated to MSDEKPQVTLEVRKLFVGDLSVEVPGAPEIFNEELNPEISFNVAFENQKLPPEHFYEVKLSLTVTAKSGDKVIYLVEVAQSGIFEIAGLEEMQLRHALNVYCTTLLYPYAREVVSSAINRAGFPSLFLQPVNFEGLFQQKLQQEAQQKTQEAAPADPEDLN
- the lon gene encoding endopeptidase La: MSKATTYPVLPLRDVVVYPHVIIPLFVGREKSIAALDEAMDNAQELLLVPQLDAKKREPSCDDLHTVATVGRIVQMAKLSDGTVKVLVEGLKRVSVTRFTQAKPCIQAEVVELKEENNSDHNELLAMIATAIDQFTEYLKVSDKGADELIETLRELDHAGRVADSITAHIDLDMGERVELLATLDIGKRLHQVQVLLAKELEKSELDASIRKRVKQQMEHNQREYYLNEQIKAIQKELGDMDEASNDLEQLEADIVDARMAPHAEEKAFKELRKLQQMSPMSAEATVIRGYLEWLIDFPWSKKKRAQYNIERAEKVLERDHYGLEDVKERIIEYLAVQKRSKGKNKGPIICLVGPPGVGKTSLGKSIAEATGRDFERIALGGLRDEAEIRGHRRTYIGALPGKIVQKLSKLGTNNPVILLDEIDKIGMDHRGDPAAALLEVLDPAQNHTFNDHFLELEVDLSKVLFIATANTLNIPSPLLDRMEVIRLPGYTTKEKREIAERYIVPRQMKDNTLSKKEFLLADGVIEEIIENYTREAGVRNLERELGKLARKSVRRLLDPKVKRIDVTSENLEDFLGVAKYRRNAEDLADKIGSVTGLAWTSVGGELLQIETAVFSGKGKLNLTGQMGDVMKESVHAALSVVRGVIDRADPTFRFNDHDIHMHLPEGATPKDGPSAGIGMATALISALTQIPVRGDVAMTGEITLHGRVLAIGGLKEKLLAAVRGGIRTVLIPQENVKDLREIPDEVKEALKIIPVQEVEEVFDHALEGSQLPLNERIAQRQGIPLPVSRPPAAPLSDKHC